A window from Triticum aestivum cultivar Chinese Spring chromosome 6D, IWGSC CS RefSeq v2.1, whole genome shotgun sequence encodes these proteins:
- the LOC123140776 gene encoding receptor-like protein EIX1 — MPTNPQRPNETRLVFVALQPLESNPPRRLSPAVHFSTRTRTNTAKPSCATTKLLLLLLDGTAAAFAGHAAGTGAGTTGSGCVPKERDALMAFKSGVTYDPAGRLVSWRRGVDCCRWRGVRCSNRTGHVVELRFGYTELIDGEQYPYMEGDVSPSLFSLEHLEHLDLGETSLSIPGGRYNSKLWGSLKSLRYLNLSGTILLDGDKMLPQLGNLSKLQYLDISYASYMNPSVKPTDLSWLTRLPLLHHLDLSWVNLTMVHDWPHTVNMIPSLQALHLSACSLQNANQRLPHLNLTKLEWLDLSMNDFDHPSESCWFWNLTSLKYLNLGSTFLYGQFPSMLGEMMSLQFFDFSENMHLDGHGGGVIAPRLLRNLCNLEVLNLAKGLSYGNMTELYGSLPHCSSSKLQRLDLHKNNITGTLPAGIVQFTSLAILDLSNNHLAGYVPSEIGTLSNLIFLNLGYNKFTGIITEEHFCNLTALKHIDLSNNFLRIVVDPDRLPPLKLEIASFASCQMGPGFPAWLQRMSGVYIIDMSNTGITGPFPYWFCATLSLAKGLDMSDNQINGSLPKNMEIMSLGYLSLDRNQIVGEIPTLPRNLTDFSISNNDLSGQVPGSICKSRELLRLDLSNNSLNGEFPQCVGMTQITNLFLGDNMFSGKFLSFLQSCNGSLPLSITNLGEMYDFNIAGNRLSGVIPWNMSKLTSMKRKNDGEQLFYNLPVTTKRQERYYGVRHSKMVTIVLSLNFLTGEIPEEIVSLGQLVNLNLSWNYLSGEIPHKIGSMQSLESLDLSRNKLSGEIPLSISNLTYLAWLDLSYNNLSGRLPPGSQLDTLYDNNPYMYKGNKGLCGSPLQRNCSGDNNATKLDNSDQERSAHVPGPMFFHLGLGSGFVVGVWVVLCTMLFKKTWRIAYFRLFDEPCGHQWYLVKALPLLLSPCNVIYGRFFSYKVGVYQWNLRHSMARRSSYWAYSAPVIQPSAHVHPSVGRPNNVSTVSYADEAFGGGEEGVKIRWTTRAKGNEGEIQAIGKVMSDRPVHPEAISFSLGRCWCPLKGVDCKELGENIFLFTFKQEAGKRKALEEGPWMFDNDLVIVVDFVLSKRIEQYVFDEVPIWIRVFGLPLGKMDEDTAEDIGNLVGKFVEMGTGADGSAMGRYLHIKVFMPITKLIMRGIYLDEEVESDEERMGEGKRRKEDERPFCNFEYEFLPDFCYVCGMLGHVDKGCSKWSRGVGAKGSGVDHSEDGAITPAGADKTAGDPAGHMEEARVSRDKGKDATVDRAKDGGKEKKEGYVPKTYKKVRREEKGGGVERGEASKMSGQKRGVEKGEDNEAVKRGRVDTKGGCQEAIDETNTISDGLQVWPRRDQ, encoded by the exons ATGCCGACTAATCCGCAAAGACCAAATGAAACACGACTCGTGTTTGTTGCCCTACAGCCACTCGAATCGAATCCACCGCGACGACTGAGTCCGGCCGTTCACTTCAGTACTCGTACACGAACAAACACAGCAAAACCATCATGTGCCACCACCAAGCTCCTCTTGCTGCTCCTCGACGGAACAGCCGCCGCCTTTGCTGGCCATGCCGCCGGCACCGGCGCCGGTACCACTGGCTCTGGCTGCGTGCCCAAGGAGCGTGATGCCTTGATGGCGTTCAAAAGCGGCGTCACATACGACCCCGCGGGCCGCCTCGTCTCGTGGCGGCGAGGTGTCGACTGCTGCCGGTGGAGGGGCGTCCGATGCAGCAACCGGACTGGCCATGTCGTCGAGCTTCGATTTGGATATACCGAGCTAATCGACGGCGAACAGTACCCGTACATGGAAGGCGACGTAAGTCCATCTCTGTTTTCTTTGGAGCACCTGGAACACCTTGATCTTGGTGAGACTTCACTGAGTATTCCAGGTGGCCGTTATAATTCCAAGTTATGGGGATCTCTTAAGAGCTTGAGATACTTGAACCTCTCCGGCACAATATTACTCGATGGCGACAAGATGTTGCCTCAGCTTGGTAACCTCTCTAAGCTCCAATATCTCGACATTTCATACGCTTCCTACATGAATCCTAGTGTAAAACCAACAGATTTATCATGGTTAACACGTCTGCCTTTGCTGCACCATCTTGACCTGAGCTGGGTAAATCTTACCATGGTGCATGATTGGCCTCACACCGTGAATATGATTCCTTCTTTGCAAGCTCTCCATCTTTCTGCCTGTTCACTTCAAAATGCAAACCAGCGGCTCCCACACCTGAACCTCACAAAACTTGAGTGGCTTGATCTCAGCATGAATGATTTTGATCATCCCTCCGAATCCTGTTGGTTTTGGAACTTGACAAGCCTCAAGTACCTCAACCTTGGATCCACTTTTTTATATGGTCAATTTCCTAGCATGTTGGGGGAAATGATGTCCCTTCAATTCTTTGACTTCTCAGAAAACATGCATCTTGATGGCCATGGCGGTGGCGTCATAGCGCCTCGATTGCTGAGAAACCTATGCAATTTGGAAGTTCTAAACCTTGCGAAAGGTCTGTCTTATGGTAACATGACAGAGTTATACGGAAGTTTGCCACACTGCTCTTCCAGTAAACTGCAAAGATTGGATTTGCATAAAAACAATATCACCGGGACACTACCAGCTGGGATTGTCCAATTTACCAGCTTGGCCATTCTCGACCTTTCCAATAACCATCTGGCAGGATATGTGCCTTCGGAGATTGGTACACTCAGCAATCTTATTTTCCTGAACTTGGGATACAACAAATTCACAGGTATCATCACGGAAGAACACTTCTGTAACTTAACGGCCTTAAAACATATAGATTTGTCCAATAATTTCTTGAGGATTGTGGTAGATCCTGATCGACTACCCCCCTTGAAACTAGAGATCGCATCTTTTGCATCTTGCCAAATGGGTCCTGGTTTTCCTGCCTGGCTTCAACGGATGTCTGGTGTTTATATCATCGATATGTCAAACACGGGTATAACCGGTCCGTTTCCGTACTGGTTCTGTGCAACACTTTCACTCGCTAAAGGTTTGGACATGTCTGACAATCAAATCAATGGAAGCTTGCCAAAGAACATGGAAATCATGTCATTGGGGTATCTCTCCCTAGATAGAAACCAAATAGTCGGTGAAATACCAACATTGCCGAGAAACCTCACTGATTTTTCCATCTCAAACAATGATTTGTCCGGTCAAGTTCCAGGATCTATATGCAAATCCAGAGAGTTGCTGAGGTTAGATTTGAGCAACAACAGTTTGAATGGAGAATTTCCTCAATGCGTCGGGATGACACAGATAACCAATCTTTTTCTAGGTGATAATATGTTCTCAGGCAAGTTCCTATCTTTTCTGCAAAGCTGCAATG GGAGTCTTCCATTGAGCATCACCAATCTAGGAGAAATGTATGATTTCAATATAGCAGGCAACAGACTATCAGGTGTTATACCCTGGAATATGTCAAAATTAacaagcatgaagaggaagaatgatGGTGAGCAGCTATTTTATAATTTGCCTGTGACCACGAAGCGTCAGGAACGTTATTACGGAGTTCGACATTCCAAGATGGTGACCATTGTCTTATCCTTGAATTTCTTAACTGGGGAAATTCCAGAAGAAATTGTTTCTCTTGGCCAACTGGTGAATCTGAATTTGTCATGGAACTACTTGTCTGGAGAAATTCCACATAAGATTGGATCCATGCAATCACTTGAATCACTAGACCTGTCAAGGAATAAACTTTCCGGAGAAATTCCACTGAGCATATCAAATCTAACATATTTGGCTTGGTTGGATCTTTCGTACAACAATTTGTCAGGAAGATTGCCACCGGGATCACAACTTGACACCCTATATGACAATAACCCATATATGTACAAAGGCAACAAAGGTCTTTGTGGGTCTCCTCTCCAACGGAATTGTTCAGGAGATAATAATGCAACAAAGCTTGACAACAGTGATCAAGAGAGAAGTGCGCATGTCCCAGGTCCAATGTTTTTCCACCTTGGGCTTGGGTCAGGGTTTGTTGTTGGTGTCTGGGTGGTGTTATGTACCATGCTCTTCAAGAAAACGTGGAGGATTGCATATTTCCGGCTCTTTGATGAG CCATGCGGCCACCAGTGGTACTTGGTAAAAG CTTTACCACTGTTGCTTAGTCCGTGTAATGTCATTTATGGACGTTTCTTTTCCTACAAGGTAGGAGTATATCAATG GAACCTCCGTCATTCTATGGCCCGGAGGAGCTCCTATTGGGCGTATTCCGCACCAGTTATACAACCCAGCGCTCATGTGCACCCTTCTGTAGGCCGACCCAATAATGTGAGCACAGTGAGTTACGCAG ATGAAGCTTtcggaggaggagaggaaggggtGAAGATCCGGTGGACGACGAGGGCGAAGGGGAATGAAGGAGAGATCCAGGCGATTGGGAAGGTGATGTCTGATCGGCCGGTGCATCCGGAGGCAATAAGCTTCTCGTTAGGGCGTTGCTGGTGCCCGCTGAAGGGGGTGGACTGCAAGGAACTGGGGGAGAACATATTCCTCTTCACTTTCAAGCAGGAGGCGGGGAAGCGGAAGGCACTGGAGGAAGGTCCGTGGATGTTTGATAATGATTTGGTCATAGTGGTGGATTTTGTGTTGAGCAAGAGAATTGAGCAGTATGTGTTTGATGAGGTTCCGATCTGGATCCGGGTGTTTGGTCTGCCGCTTGGGAAGATGGATGAGGACACGGCGGAGGACATTGGCAATCTGGTGGGGAAGTTTGTGGAGATGGGCACGGGGGCTGATGGCTCGGCGATGGGACGGTACCTGCATATCAAAGTCTTTATGCCCATCACTAAACTAATCATGCGGGGCATCTACctggacgaggaggtggagagtgATGAGGAGAGGATGGGGGAagggaagaggaggaaggaagatgAACGACCATTCTGCAATTTTGAGTACGAGTTCCTCCCAGACTTTTGCTATGTGTGCGGGATGCTGGGGCATGTGGACAAAGGATGCTCG AAGTGGAGCAGGGGGGTCGGGGCGAAGGGAAGTGGGGTTGATCATTCGGAAGATGGAGCAATCACTCCAGCGGGTGCAGACAAAACTGCTGGCGACCCTGCGGGACATATGGAGGAGGCGAGGGTGAGCCGGGACAAGGGGAAGGATGCTACGGTGGACCGTGCTAAGGATGGAGgaaaggagaagaaggaaggataTGTTCCAAAAACTTACAAGAAAGTTCGCagggaggagaagggaggaggagTGGAAAGGGGGGAGGCTAGCAAGATGAGTGGCCAAAAGAGAGGTGTTGAGAAGGGAGAGGATAACGAGGCGGTGAAGAGGGGGAGGGTGGACACGAAGGGCGGATGCCAGGAGGCGATTGATGAAACAAACACTATATCGGACGGGCTGCAAGTGTGGCCCCGTCGGGATCAATGA
- the LOC123140777 gene encoding receptor-like protein EIX2 has translation MESRLSLTDKPPVPEIMRGNDEGGGSGGGDDVEETPLDGGEEPQDDSGVVGAPRRVSHAARGDVADVVLGVMTGQHQMDVVAPTGEVCPVESELEVEDADEAGRERWRRGGGGSQRPRANQQLPRLNLTKLERLDLSYNHFDHPSESCWFWNLTSLKYLNLGETFLYGHFPKTLGQMTSLQVFDFSYNKYLDGGPGGIIAPGLMRNLCNLEVLNLEKGLSYGNMTELYESLPHCSSSPLRELYLDGNNITGTLPAGIAKFTSLASLVLSDNRMTGHVPTEIGRLNGLISLDLRNNNLTGVITEEHFYGFTSLQYIDLSNNPLKIILDPGLLPPLKLEQASFASCQIGPNFPSWLRLLPRADYIDMSNTGITGQLPYWFSTTLSQAIFLNFSHNQISGSLPKNMESMSVNYLYLDRNQITGEIPPLPENLNCFSISNNSLSGHITRSICKTQKLECLDLSINQLEGEFPQCIKMENIRSLILSNNMFSGKFPSFLQSTNIKFLDLSRNKFSGRLPEWIGDLVALEYIGLSYNMFSGSIPSSIINLGGMYNFDVAGNRLSGVIPRNLSNLTGMAGQVRYWNVDSNWMQPQFILPVFTKRQELHYKQTFANFSSIDLSLNYLTGVIPEEITSVNGLVNLNISWNYLTGEIPRSIGSMKSLESLDLSRNKLCGEIPPSLSNLTYLEHLDLSYNNLSGRIPPGSQLDTLYDYYPYMYSGNVGLCGRPLQRNCPGSNNNATKLVDGDTKRSAHVSDSMLFYLGLGSGFLVGLWVVFCTMLFKKTWRIAYFQLFDKVYDKLYVFVVVTWARLAQKALNLTGKLG, from the exons ATGGAATCAAGATTAAGTCTAACAGACAAGCCGCCGGTGCCAGAGATCATGCGTGGAAACGATGAAGGCGGTGGATCCGGCGGGGGCGATGATGTTGAGGAGACCCCCCTcgatggtggtgaagaaccacaGGACGACAGTGGTGTTGTCGGCGCGCCACGCCGGGTCAGCCATGCGGCGCGCGGAGACGTCGCGGATGTGGTCCTCGGCGTGATGACGGGCCAACATCAGATGGATGTAGTTGCGCCAACGGGTGAAGTTTGTCCCGTCGAGAGTGAGCTTGAAGTCGAGGATGCCGACGAGGCTGGCCGGGAGAGGTGGAGGaggggcggaggaggaagccagaggCCCAGAG CCAACCAACAGCTCCCACGCTTGAACCTCACAAAACTTGAGAGGCTTGATCTCAGCTACAACCATTTTGATCACCCCTCCGAGTCCTGTTGGTTTTGGAATTTGACAAGTCTCAAGTACCTCAACCTTGGAGAAACCTTTTTGTATGGTCATTTTCCCAAGACACTAGGACAAATGACATCCCTTCAAGTCTTTGACTTTTCATACAACAAGTATCTCGACGGCGGCCCCGGCGGCATCATAGCGCCAGGGTTGATGAGAAACCTATGCAATTTGGAAGTGCTAAACCTTGAAAAAGGCCTCTCGTATGGGAACATGACAGAGTTGTATGAGAGCTTGCCACATTGCTCGTCCAGCCCACTAAGAGAACTGTATTTGGATGGAAACAATATCACTGGGACCCTGCCAGCTGGGATTGCCAAATTTACCAGTTTGGCCAGTCTCGTCCTCTCTGATAACCGTATGACTGGACATGTGCCCACTGAGATTGGTAGGCTCAACGGTTTGATTTCCCTAGACCTAAGAAACAACAATTTGACAGGTGTCATCACCGAAGAACATTTCTATGGTTTCACGAGCTTACAGTATATAGATTTATCTAATAATCCTTTGAAGATTATACTAGATCCTGGTCTGCTACCCCCCCTGAAACTAGAGCAAGCATCTTTTGCATCTTGCCAAATAGGTCCTAATTTTCCTTCTTGGCTTCGGTTGTTGCCTAGAGCTGATTACATTGATATGTCAAACACAGGTATAACCGGTCAGCTCCCATACTGGTTCTCAACAACACTTTCACAGGCTATATTTTTGAACTTCTCCCACAACCAGATTAGTGGAAGCCTACCAAAAAATATGGAATCCATGTCAGTGAACTATCTCTATCTAGATAGAAACCAAATAACCGGTGAAATACCTCCATTGCCAGAAAATCTCAATTGTTTCTCCATATCTAACAATTCTCTATCAGGTCATATTACAAGATCTATCTGCAAAACCCAAAAGTTGGAGTGCTTGGATTTAAGCATCAACCAGTTGGAGGGAGAATTTCCTCAATGTATCAAGATGGAAAACATACGGAGTCTTATATTGAGTAACAATATGTTCTCAGGAAAGTTCCCATCTTTTCTGCAAAGCACAAATATAAAGTTTCTAGATCTATCAAGAAATAAGTTTTCTGGAAGATTGCCTGAATGGATCGGAGACTTGGTGGCACTAGAGTATATAGGATTAAGCTATAATATGTTCTCTGGGAGTATTCCATCCAGCATCATCAATCTTGGAGGAATGTACAATTTTGATGTAGCAGGCAACAGATTGTCAGGTGTTATACCTCGCAATCTTTCAAATTTGACGGGTATGGCAGGTCAGGTGCGATACTGGAACGTAGACTCGAACTGGATGCAACCTCAATTTATTTTGCCCGTGTTCACAAAGCGACAAGAGCTTCATTATAAACAAACATTTGCTAACTTCTCAAGCATTGACTTATCCTTGAATTACTTAACTGGAGTAATTCCGGAAGAAATTACTTCGGTGAATGGATTGGTGAATCTGAATATTTCTTGGAACTACTTGACTGGAGAAATTCCACGCAGTATTGGGTCCATGAAATCACTTGAATCACTGGACCTATCAAGGAACAAACTTTGTGGGGAAATTCCACCGAGCCTATCAAATCTGACCTATTTGGAACATTTGGATTTGTCTTACAACAATCTGTCCGGAAGAATACCACCAGGATCGCAACTTGACACTCTCTACGACTACTACCCATATATGTACAGCGGCAACGTTGGTCTCTGCGGGCGTCCTCTCCAACGGAATTGTCCAGGAAGTAATAATAATGCAACAAAGCTAGTTGATGGTGATACCAAGAGAAGTGCGCATGTGTCTGATTCAATGCTCTTTTACCTCGGGCTTGGGTCAGGGTTTCTCGTTGGCCTCTGGGTGGTGTTCTGTACCATGCTATTCAAGAAAACATGGAGGATTGCGTATTTCCAGCTCTTCGACAAGGTATATGACAAGCTATATGTATTTGTTGTTGTTACTTGGGCAAGATTGGCACAGAAGGCATTGAATCTAACTGGGAAGCTTGGCTAG
- the LOC123142324 gene encoding putative nuclease HARBI1: MDRLLKLTGFGWDDDDKMIKASEETWEELIEQRERWFKQTDPRNEIPAKILGDARFYPYFKNCLGAIDGTHIEAKIRLDKQTPYRNRHGYPSQNVMAAVSFDMTFSYVAAGWEGSASDQAVLRWVVTSGGFVVPEDQTLRAGKFYLVDSGYANTPKFIAPYRGDRYHIASFRGSNRRYTSEKDMFNHLHAQLRNVVERTFGVLKARFPILSRKGGIPYPYKTQVKIVMACCIIHNFIRKVNHHDELFELYEHGEAQQHVDHGDQQVRGQAREDERAAGERVRAGIARQLWSNHQQRSAQQPEDD, translated from the exons ATGGATAGACTTCTTAAACTGACGGGATTTGGTTGGGACGACGATGACAAAATGATAAAAGCTTCAGAAGAAACTTGGGAGGAACTAATTGAG CAAAGGGAAAGATGGTTCAAGCAAACAGATCCAAGGAATGAAATCCCAGCAAAAATATTGGGTGATGCAAGGTTCTACCCATATTTCAAG AACTGCCTAGGAGCAATTGATGGGACACACATTGAGGCAAAAATCAGGCTAGATAAGCAAACTCCTTATAGAAATAGGCATGGTTACCCCTCTCAAAATGTAATGGCAGCAGTGTCATTTGACATGACATTCTCATATGTCGCTGCTGGATGGGAAGGTTCTGCGTCAGATCAAGCAGTTCTAAGATGGGTTGTTACTAGTGGGGGTTTTGTTGTTCCTGAAG ATCAAACCTTACGTGCAGGTAAATTTTATCTTGTTGATTCTGGATATGCAAATACTCCAAAATTTATTGCCCCGTACCGTGGAGATCGTTATCATATTGCTTCTTTTCGTGGAAGTAATCGACGATATACTAGTGAGAAAGATATGTTCAATCATCTGCACGCACAACTACGAAATGTTGTTGAGCGAACTTTTGGTGTTCTAAAAGCTCGCTTTCCAATTTTAAGTAGGAAAGGAGGAATTCCTTATCCATATAAAACACAAGTCAAAATTGTTATGGCTTGTTGTATTATCCACAACTTCATCCGGAAGGTTAATCATCATGATGAGTTGTTCGAGCTTTATGAGCATGGGGAAGCACAACAACATGTTGACCATGGTGATCAGCAAGTTAGAGGGCAAGCAAGAGAAGATGAACGAGCTGCTGGTGAGAGAGTTCGTGCAGGCATTGCTCGACAGTTGTGGAGTAACCATCAACAGCGTTCCGCTCAACAACCAGAAGATGATTGA